The following DNA comes from Nerophis ophidion isolate RoL-2023_Sa linkage group LG16, RoL_Noph_v1.0, whole genome shotgun sequence.
GCATATAACCATATACCAATACTCAAAGGGAAAgcagaaataaaaatatttaagaaatgaacaaaaacatttaatcaCCAAACCTAAAATGTTTTTCGAATTTCTTTCTTTCTGGTCATTGCTGCCAGTccataaaataacataaaatttCGTCTTCATTCATAAGGGGATTgactgttcgacaatttcctgAATTTGTCACACAGCCTCAACCTATCATTATTTTATTACAGTTTATCAGTATATgatttgcaatatgttcaatacATTTCCAACGTCACCACCAAAGCAACAACTTTGTAGACTTTTTGCCTTGGCGAAGTTCACTGCATAAATGATTAATATAATTATGATTATTAAccacattattatcattatttatttattatcacgGGGGAAATGATATAAGGCAAGTATTCAAAGGCTTAATGGTTTGAAAATGAGCACAAACTTAAAAAAGGAaacgttatttatattttatgaagggctatatacatacatttagatTGATATATAAAAAGCAACATAATGAAATACatggaaaatgtaaaaaatagaagtTCCAATCTTCCCCACTAGATGTCCCTGTTGGTGTGTTGAGGCACCAACAGAAAGTAGAGAAAACAGATGACGTCAGGGAACAAAAACTTGGACAATTTAAGTGAAAGTGCTTGTGCAAAAGGAAAAGACTCAACTGCACAGAGAGAATTCATGACAGCTAAGAGTCCAAAATAATATTTCCCACATTACATTTAGTCTTTTTGTGTATGGGTCTAGAAGACAACacatagttaagttaaagttaaagtgccactgattgtctcacacacactaggtgtggcggaattattctctgcatttgacccatcaccctcgatcCTCCCCTGGTTGATGTGTCTCCTCACAGGGGGAAAGTGTCTTTTATGAAGCATGGAGACGATTGcacagatttctttgactttggCTCTTGGAAAATGTCTGTATGCTCTGGATGACGTCCTTGTGCTCTTTTGTCAGAGTCTCCTCCACCTTGCGCTCTGATTTTTGTGTCCTCTGCTCTTTGTCCATCATGATGAGGACCATCTCTGCGTCCAGCGGCTCTCCTGAAGAGAGCGGTCGACACACCAACTCGGCCAATCCGATGAGCGTCCCGAGCACCGCAAACACGGAGCCCACCAAGTAGACCTTCAGCAGACCTCGACTGGGCTTTTGAGCCATCATTTCTTTAGCGAAGGCGAGCACATCTTGCAAGCTGTGCCTTTCCATCGGCTCTTCAACTGCTGTGTTTGCTGGGTGCTCCGATTCGATctacaaaacataaacaaaactatCAAACTTTCACTTGAACACAATAATGTAGTAAATTCTAGATGGGTTGTATAATAGTACAGtgcttctaccttcaaggcactcaaagcgctttgacactatttccacttgACGTGACTAGGACAGTAGAAGccagggatcgaaccaggaaccctcaggttcctCGTCACTAATCTGAACAAAACTAAATATTCAGTCTGAATAGACCTGGAGCGCTgactaatttttttttgcattataacaAAAGTGTCAAACTTAAGGTCTGGGGACCAGATCTGACCCGCCTCATCCTTTTTTGTGGCCTGCGAAAGCCTGATAACGATATGTGTCAATAAATCACTTCATAGCTCTTACTAAGTATAAGttttcattttaacagaaataataaagtactatctaatctaataattGCATGGCTGGATATCTTTTAAGACTTAATATTGTCTAAAACGGTAACaattattatcatcatttttgttaaaatacaaaTACTTAAATTGACctgtgatttcaaagcaagttatccatcaaactgtaaaaatgtgtagatttTGCTAtgaaaaactgtcagctcagaattttaccgtaaaataacaGGGGCATCGTTTTTCAAGTCACAGTAATACACTGCATAAACAACCATTGATTTTATGGTATAGAAAACAGTATTTCAATTGctggaattttacagtaaaaaaatcaattacattAATATGTAACTAACAGTTAAACTCTGGTGTTTTTTACCGTTCGGCATTGGAAATAatcaatatacagtacaggccaaacgttttgacacaccttctcaatcagtgttaactttattttcatgactatttacattgtagattgtcactgaaggcatcgaaacCATGTGGATTTATATTATGTGGAGTTataatataccatatttttcagactataagtcgtggtttttttcatagtttgtccaggggtgcgacttatacttaggagcgacttatgtgtgaaattattaacacattaccaaaaaaatcaaatatttagctcattcacgtaagagactagacatataagatttcatgggatttaacgatcaggagtgacagattgtttggtaaacgtatagcatgttaaatgataaatgggttgtacttgtatagcgcttttctaccttcaaggtactcaaagcgctttgacactacttccacatttacccattcacacacacattcacacactgatggagggagctgccatgcaaggtgccatccagcacccatcaggagcaagggtgaagtgtcttgctcaggacacaacggacgtgacgaggttggtactaggtgggatttgaaccagggacccttgggttgcgcacggccactctcccactgcgccacgccgtccatgttctatatgttatagttatttgaatggctcttaccataatatgttacgttaacataccaggcaccttctcagtcatacaacgtacacttattcagcctgttgtttgctattctttatttattttaaatttccttttgaaatttctattcttggtgttgggttttatgaaatacatttccccaaaaaatgcgacttatactcaagtgccacttatgtttttttccttctttattatgcattttcggcaggtgcggcttatactccggagcgacttatactccgaaaaatacggtacttatgagggggaaaaaaagaaacaaaaggtgaaataactgaaaatatgttttatattctagtttcttcaaaataaccaccctttgctatGATTAGTACTTCGCACTCTCTTGGCATCCTCTCTataagcttcaagaggtagtcacctgaaatggtttccaGACAAGTCTTGAAGGAGCTACTCATCGAGAGAATTCCAAGAGTGTGCGAAGCAATAATCAGAGCAACATTTTGAAGAAATTACAATATAAattatgttttcagttatttcaccatttacataactccaaatgtgttcattcatagttttgatgccttcactgacaatctacaatgtaaatagtcaatgcggaacaggtgtgtccaaactttttggcctgcactgtatatAATGAGgcaaattaaaatacatataaaatacatttatattcatatttcaTGCACATCAATGTGGCCCTCACTGAAcacgagtttgacatccctgccttAAAATCATGTCCTTGTTGTTATCATGCATACAATCTTGTATTTCACTCGCACTGCGATACATCAGAGTCCACTGTGATAAGATGGTAGTTCAAAAGCTTCTCTGTAGTAAAAAGAATGTTGTGACCCTTTGATCCGACATCATTTACTTTGAAGATGATAGTAAAAGGGTTCGAAATAAGccaaacaattaaaatataaaaaatatacagtttTGGTGAAATATTACAATCAAACTTACTGTTGCTGTCTGTTGAAGTGAAAGACTCATCTTGAATCTGGATGAGGACCACCAGTCAGTCAGGAGCTTTATGGGACGTGATAGTGTCCTCATTTATTTATATCTACACTCTCCACCCACTCTGTACTAACTTAATATTCATTAGCAAGGCCGCCCCCAATGGTTAAATTAGACCCCTCCCTCATGTACATTGTTTTTCCACACTTTTTTATGTATGCatgacatttttttgtactttttaaatcAAAGTTGAATatgatttgatgcatgttttgtactatatgtgtactgtatttaaatgtcaaagttacaacaacaacaacaaaaaaaaggcataaatccattcatccatccatttccaccgcttgtcactttcgggGTTTTAATCTAAAATGGAAAGAAAGCAGTAGAAGTTTGCTTGAATTCAATGAAAAATGTCTACAAAATGGTTTGTTTCACAACACCAGATTTTTCCAGCAGTGGCAGACAAAAGATGCAAATATTTAAGTCAGTTTCACGTTTGCATCTCATCGTCCATAACTGAGGGGCATTCAAGAATCGttgattaaagttagaaacagaCTTAACATCCATGCACTaattataatattgatcatgCATCAATTAGTCATTATCCACTATACAATGATGATATACTGATGATTGTATCAAATTAACTCCACTGTATACTCTTTACTTCAGAGAAAAGGAAAACTTATTTCAAATCACGTTTAAGTGAATAATGTAATGTAAGGTAAAtaagtatttaaaggggaactccaCATTTTTTGGAACATTGCCTATCGATTACAATCATTGTGAGAATGAAGAATACgaaagttttagtttttttgtattctaaCATGTAAAGATCTGCTCGCTTTTGGTGGCGCGCAATGCTGCTAATGGAATCAAACATATtggtgggtattgtggccaaaccgctcaattgttgtttcatctgacatcacatggacaaaaataagaccttcaggagaaaagttatgtggtcagatgaaacaaaaattgagctgtatggccacaatacccagcaatatgtttggagaagaaaaggtgatgcctttaatcccaggaacaccatgtctaccgtcaagcatggtggtggtagtattatgctctgggcctgttttctgccaatggaactggtgctttacagagagtaaatgggacaatgagaaaggaTGATTATCTAGAAATTCTTCAGGAAAAGctgaaatcatcagcccggaggttaggtcttgggcgcagttgggtgttccaacaggacaatgaccccaaacacacgttaaaagtggtaaagaaattgctaaatcaggctagaattaaggttttagaatggccttcccaaagtcctgacttaaatgtgtggaaaatgctgaagaaacaagtccatgtcaaaaaaaaaaaaaaaaatttagctgaactgctccAATTTTGTAAAGAGTGGTCAgacattcaaccagaagcttgccagaagcttgtggatggctacctaaagcgccttattgcagtgaaacttgccaagggacatgtaatcaaatattaacattgctgtatgtatacttttgacccagcagatttggtcacatgttcagtagatccaaccatccatccatccatttcctaccgcttaatccctttgggtcgcggggggcgctggagcctatctcagctacaatcgggcaaaaggcggcgtacaccctggacaagtcgatgtTCAGTggatccataataaattcataacagagccaaacttcatgaatgttttttgtgaccaacaagtatgtgctccaatcactctatcacaaaaaaataagagttgtagaatgtATAGGAAAGTCaaaacaagtgtatgtacacttttgaccacgactgtatatgtgaACTACTTTTACATCAGCACTTTCTAGCTTCAACTCTCACCCTGACTGTGGTCCGAGTGGAAACTTACATTTCTCAGTTTGTTCTGCCTCTCAGTCTCTCATGCTCATGCTCAAGTTGACGCATGTGTGAGATGATGACAAACAATGCATTGCACAGCACATGAAGACATTTGTGAATGTGGGAATGAGCTGTCATCAGAGTTTCCATGCAACAAATAAACATGTTGTCATTGGAATTATCAGGTAAAATCCACATAATTCAGAGTTCTTTGATGAATCTTTTTGGCTGTTGGGAAGATGAAAAATATAGGGTTGCTTGTTGAAAGCTGATTGTGTTTagattgaaaaacaaaaactcttAAGCTGATAAATCAAATAACGTACAAGGTTAAATAGCAAATGTGTGCTGACAGATATAATAATACATCACACGTTTCTATGATTAAACTTGTGCAATAGAAGTCTGTGCAATTTCAAATAGGGTTTGAACATTACTAGCATCCTCGGATGTCACCGTTTctatattttttgctttgatttatttttacacacacacacacacacacacacacacacacacacacacacacacacacacacacgcaaacacacacacaaacacacacacacacacaccatcatcatcatcatcggcgatcactcgaGACGAGTAAGATTGTCCTCCTGTCGGTGGGTCTGGTCATCTGTGGGTCCTCAGGTGGCTGTAGAGGCCGATCCTGGATCCGCAGACTTTATCTCAGTGGGGGCATGCGTGGGTGGTTGACTCGGTAGTGGTTGTGGTGTGAGGAGCTGTGTTGGTGGTGGATCTCTCCTTTCTCTGTTGCCTCTTGGTTTCTGCGGCACGTTGGAGGTCCTTCTCTAGGTGAGTTGTGCCTTCATGGACCATCTTGCTCCACATGTTCCTCTGGTGGGCTACCTCCTCCCAGTTGCTGAGGCTGAAGTGACTCTTTCTCAGGTGGATTTTGATGTTATCCTTGTACCTCTTCTTCTGCCCTCCTTGGGTACATTTTCCTTCCTTTAGCTGGCCATACAGCATTTGCTTTGGAAGGCGGTTGTCAGGCATGCGTATGACATGGCCTGTCCATCGCAGTTGATGTCTGATGATGGTTGTGGTGATGGTGGAGATGTTGGCTTCTTTCAGAACACTGATGTTTGTACGCCTCTCCTCCCAACCGATCCTGAGGATCTTCCGGAGACATCGTTGGTGGTACTGCTCCAGGGCCTTCAGATGtctgctgtaggtggtccagcTGTCGGCTCCATAGAGCAGTGTGGGCAGAACTACTGCTTGATAGACAAGTAGCTTTGTCTTTGTCTGGATGTCTCGGTTTTCAAAAACCCTCTTCCGCAGCCTGGCAAAGGCTGCACTGGCACACCCGATGCGGTGGTGAATCTCTGCGTCTATGACAGCTCTTGTAGAGAGAAGGCTGCCAAGGTAGGCAAATTGATCCACATTATCCAGAATGATGTCTCCCACATGAATTGTGGGGGGTTGTAGGAGTGTGTCAGGAGCTGGTTGGTATAGGATTTGGgtcttttttatgtttatgtcaaGTCCCAGGAGTCTGTAGGCTCTGGCAAAGGCGTTTAAGATGTCCTGGAGGTCCACTTCGGAGTGTGCAACTAGGGCATTGTCATCCGCATACTGGAGCTCCATGATGGAGGATGTAAACACCTTGCTTTTTGCCCTGAATCTGTTTATGTTAAATTGCCCTCGCTCAGTCCTGTATATGAGCTTGACTCCCTCAGGTAGGTTCTGGCTGGTGAAGTGGAGGATGGTGAACAGGGTTGGTGCGATGATGCAGCCCTGCTTGAAAGGAGGTGTTTCCAATCCACCATTGCCGACTACGGTTGCCGTCATGTCATCATGGAGTAGTCGCAAGATATTGAGATACTTGTCTGGGCATCCAATTTTGGAGAGAACACACAAGAGGGCAGTTCTGTTTTTGGAGTCAAAGGCCTTTGTGAGGTCAATGAACGCCATGTACAAATGTAGATGTTGCTCCCGACATTTTTCTTGCAGTTGACGAGCTGTAAAAATAATGTCGGAGGTCCCCCTGGCAGGACGAAAGCCACACCGCGATTCTGGTAGGGTGTTCTCTGACAAAGGCAGTAGCCGGTTGGCCAATATACGAGCCAGCACTTTGCCCGTTGTCGACAGGAGGGAGATACCCCTGTAGTTGCCACAGTCGGCCTTGTCTCCACTCTTAAAGATGGTAACAACCAGGGCATCCCTGAGCTCAGCCGGTATTTCCTCTTCATCCCAGATTTTACCCAGCAGGCTATGGATGTGACACAGGAGTTTTGGTCCTCCTTGCTTGAGGATTTCTGCTGGAATCCCATCTGGTCCAGAGGCCTTGTTGTTGCTCAGTTTCCTCACGGCATCCAGGACCTCATTTTCGGTTGGGGGGTGACCCAACTGCTCCATGATGGGACACTGAGGGATCTGGTTGATGGTTTCGAGCTCGACTGTGGTCTTTCGGTTCAGGAGTTCTTGGAAGTGTTCTTGCCATCTGGAACTGATACCAACATTGTCCTTCAGCAAGGTTTGTCCATCTTTGGAGCGGAGAGGGTTTAGGCCTCGATAGCAGGACCCATACATGGCCTTGGTGGCGTTAAAGAAACCCCTGGTGTCTCCCGAGTCTGCAAGTCTCTGGATTTCCAGGGCCTTCTCCAACCACCAGTGGTTCTTCAACTCTCGTACTCTGCTTTGGACAAGTGCCTTTGCCTTGGAGTGGGCCTCCCTTTTGGCCATGCAGCTGATGTCATTTTGCCAAGTGCAGAAGGCTTTCCTTTTGGCGTCAATTAGATGTTGTATTTCGACATCGTTGTCGTCGAACCAGTCTTGATGTTTCCTGGTCTTGTAGCCAAAGGTGTCTCTGCTGGTCTCAAGAAGTGTGGTTTTGAGAGCCCTCCAGTGTTCCTCCACACCCTCTGGGTATTCTTCAGGGAGCCTCTCAAGTAGGGTGTCTTGAAAGAGTTGCACCCTGTTTGTGTCTCCCAGGCTGTCGAGGTTGAATTTTGGGCGAAGATGTTTCCTTTGTGTTCTCCTTTTCTGCCGCAGCTTGATGTTCATGGTGGAGCGGATGAGGCGGTAGTCAGTCCAGGATTCATCCGCGCTGATCATGGCCCTGGTGATGTTGACATCTTTGCGATCTCTGGCCCTGACTATCACATAATCAATGAGATGCCAACACTTTGATCCGGGATGCATCCATGAGGTTTTGTAACGGTTTCTCTGGCAGAACAAGGTGTTTGTGATCACGAGCTCGTGTTCAGTACATTTAGATAATAGGAGGATTCCATTGGAGTTTACATTCCCAACACCCTCTTTGCCCAAGGTGCCTTTCCAGAGCTTGTGGTCTTTGCCGACCCTGGCATTGAAGTCCCCGAGTAGGAGGATCTTGTCTTCCTTTGGGACATTTGATAAAACCTGGTCAAGGGTTGCATAAAAGGTCTCTTTATCTTCATCTCTTCAtcttcatcacacacacacacacacagacacgcacacaaaaCAACTATGGTAACAGCCCAAGTGTCATTGAAAATATTTACAGTATCTAGTAAATACATTGACAGAGTAAGTTACTGTTACGTTCCATGTAGAGGTGGTTCGTTTGTGTTTCTTCCTTGTTTCTACAGGTCACACTCATTCATTGCTTCTGCGGCCAATCAACCGGTTCCTGTTCCCAGCTGCTCATCATTTCACCTGTTAATCAGCGAAGCCTATTCATCCACCATTCATCCACCCATCCTGGATCAAGGTAGCTTTTTTTCTTAAAGCCTTGATAGACTCTACTTGATTTTGCTATTGTCagatctacatacatacatacatacgtatgtatgtatgtatgtatgtatgtataaggataaggcagcacggtggaacagggattagtgcatgtgcctcacaatacgaaggtcctgagtagtcctgagttcaatcccgggctcgggatctttctgtgtggagtttgctgttttccccgtgactgcgtgggttctcttcgGGTActatggcttcctcccacctccaaagacatgcacctggggataggttgattggcaacactaaattggccctagtgtgtgaatgttgtctgtctatgtgtgttggccctgcgatgaggtggcgacttgtccagaatgcagctgagataggttccagcacccctcgcggccccaaaggggacaagcggtagtaaatggatatatatatatatatatatattatatatatatatatat
Coding sequences within:
- the g0s2 gene encoding G0/G1 switch protein 2, giving the protein MSLSLQQTATIESEHPANTAVEEPMERHSLQDVLAFAKEMMAQKPSRGLLKVYLVGSVFAVLGTLIGLAELVCRPLSSGEPLDAEMVLIMMDKEQRTQKSERKVEETLTKEHKDVIQSIQTFSKSQSQRNLCNRLHAS